The proteins below come from a single Triticum aestivum cultivar Chinese Spring chromosome 5D, IWGSC CS RefSeq v2.1, whole genome shotgun sequence genomic window:
- the LOC123125305 gene encoding uncharacterized protein At1g76070-like has product MERKPTKKHARTRSGALASFLRSTAASFSSSTATTFGSRPAGGGKASFNHRNAFSGPMVSIVPPEARGGGRRRGGSKQGGGSGYRTPEASSPKVSCIGQIKRSKSKTCKARKPAKNVAPAAACGMDGGACPMPPRPPAHRPKSSLVRRMFSRRSRSRPSSSSSSHKSSGAADLFKGRPGSSAAVAAAPVSGPGMAGLGQMKRFTSGRGAFQDFDWREAERRGSDVDVDDDYVDDGFVAFSAPLVLGGGVVASEPRKEVNLWRRRPMSPPTPLELP; this is encoded by the coding sequence ATGGAGAGGAAGCCGACGAAGAAGCACGCGAGGACCAGGAGCGGCGCGCTGGCGTCCTTCCTCAGGTCCAcggccgcctccttctcctcctccacggCCACCACCTTCGGCTCCCGCCCCGCCGGCGGCGGCAAGGCGTCCTTCAACCACCGCAACGCCTTCTCCGGCCCCATGGTCTCCATCGTGCCGCccgaggcgcgcggcggcggcaggAGGCGGGGCGGTAGTAAGCAGGGGGGCGGCAGCGGGTACCGGACGCCGGAGGCCTCGTCGCCCAAGGTGTCCTGCATCGGGCAGATCAAGCGGAGCAAGTCCAAGACCTGCAAGGCCAGGAAGCCGGCAAAGAACGTCGCCCCCGCGGCGGCCTGCGGGATGGATGGCGGCGCCTGCCCCATGCCGCCGCGGCCGCCGGCCCACAGGCCCAAGAGCTCGCTCGTCAGGCGGATGTTCTCCCGACGGAGCAGGTCGCGGCCTTCGTCCTCCTCGTCATCCCACAAGTCGAGCGGCGCTGCCGACCTTTTCAAGGGGAGGCCGGGGAGCAGCGCCGCGGTGGCCGCTGCGCCGGTGTCGGGGCCGGGGATGGCAGGGCTGGGGCAGATGAAGCGGTTCACGAGCGGGCGCGGAGCGTTCCAGGACTTCGACTGGAGGGAGGCCGAGAGGAGGGGCTCCGACGTCGACGTGGACGACGATTACGTGGACGACGGGTTCGTGGCGTTCTCGGCGCCGCTGGTgctgggcggcggggtggtggcgtCGGAGCCCAGGAAGGAGGTGAACCTGTGGCGGCGCCGCCCCATGTCGCCTCCTACTCCGCTGGAGCTCCCATGA